GTCGTCGTGACCGACCCGACCCTCCGATGGCTGTCCCTCGTCGGCGTGCCGCTCGGCATCGCGGTCATCGCGTGGTCGTACATCTCGGTCGTGAGCACCCGATACGTGCTGACCTCGGAGGAGGTCTACCAGAAGACCGGACTGTTGAACCGGAACGTCGCCCAGATCCGGCTCGACCGGGTCCAGAACACGACCTGCAGCCAGTCGATGACCGAACGACTGCTCTCCTACGGCGACATCACGATCTACACCGCCGGCTCCGACACCATGGACATCACGCTCACCGACGTGCCGAACCCCCAGCAGGTGAACCGCAAACTCACGGAAGCGCTCGACGCCGCCTCCACTTCGGGGGCCCGCGTCGGTCCGTGAGGGGTTTGCAGGGCGTTCAGTACACCGTCGCGCCCTCGCCGACACGGGTCCGGAAGGCACGGGCGGTGATGCCGGCTTCGGCGAACGCATCGAGCATCGCACTCCCTATCGCTCGTCGGTCGCCCGCCCGACACGCCGCTATCACCGTCGGTCCCGCACCGCTCACGGTGACACCCGTCGCGCCCGCCTCCCGCGCCGCCAGACAGACCGCATCGTAGCCGTCGATCAGCTCGGCCCGCGCTGGCGTCACCGTCGGATCCGCCATCCCCCGCCCGACGAGTTCGGGGTCGCCTCGACACATCCCCACGGTGAGGCTCGCGGCGTTGCCCACCGTCTCTACCACGTCGTCCATGTCTACCCGATCGGGCACTACCCGCCGGGCGTCGCGGGTCGAGACGACGGTCTCGGGGAGGCAGGCCACGAGCGGGATCGAGGTGTCGACCTGCGTGATCCCGTCGGGGGTGGCGACCGTGAATCCCCCCAAGATCGAGGGCGCGACGTTGTCGGCGTGGGCCTCGCCCGACACCACGGCCTCGCCTTCGGCGGCGATCGGCACCAGTTCTTCCCGCGTGTAGTCGCGGTCGTAGAGGTCGCGGAGGCCGACCGCGGCGGCGGCGGCGCTCGCGGCCGACGAACCGAGCCCCGAGGCCGGCCGGATCCCCTTGTCGATCTCGATGTGGGCCGGCGCGTCGAGCGCCTCCGCGACCGCGCCGACGGTGTTCTTTTCCGGGTCCTCCGGGATGTACTCGCTGCCGGTGCCCGTGACTTCGATGGTCGTCTCGGCGGCCTTCGAGACACGGACGACGTCCGCCGGGCGCGAGAGCGCGACGCCGAAGACGTCGAACCCGCTACCGAGGTTGGCGCTGGTCGCGGGGGCCCGGACGGTGAGCATGGCCTGCGTTGCGCGCCTCCCGGCAAAAGGGTAGCGACCACTGCCGGGAACCCGGCACAGGGCACGATCCGACGAGCAACAGGCTTATTCGAACGCCACGGCGATTCTCCCACCACTACCGATGAGCACCGAGACCCAACCGACCGAGACCGAAGCGTTCGAACGGGTCTGTGAGACGCTGGTCGAGCGGATCCTCGATGGCGAGATCGAACGCGACGACGTCGAGTCGGCCAAGCTCGACGCGTGTTCGGAGTTCTCGGCCCCGAAGGTCCCGAAGAACTCCGAGATCCTCGACCGTGCGCCCGAGGGCCGCCGCGAGGAGCTCGAAAAAGTCCTCCGGCGAAAGCCCGTTAGAACCGCCTCGGGCGTCTCGCCGGTGGCGATCATGACGTCCCCCCAAATGTGTCCCCACGGGAAGTGTCTCTACTGTCCCGGCGGACCGGCCTCCGAATTTTCGAGCTCGCAGTCCTACACGGGCCACGAACCCGCCGCCGCCCGCGGGGTGCAGAACGACTACGACCCCTACGGCCAGGTCACCCTTCGGCTGAACCAGCTCCGCGAGATCGGGCACCCGGTCGACAAAGTCGAACTCATCCTGATGGGCGGGACGATGACCGCCCGGAGCCACGACTACCAGGAGTGGTTCGTCAAGCGGGCGCTCGAAGCCATGAACGACTTCGACCCGACGGCCGAACCCGATCCGTCGGAGACGGAGAGCTTCGCGCAGAGCCCTGAAGAATACGAATTCGAGTATCTCGAAGACGTGATCGCCGAGAACGAACACGGACGGATCCGGAACATCGGGACGACCTTCGAGACCAAACCCGACTGGTGTGACCCCGAACAGATCGACCGGATGCTCTCGCTTGGTGGCACGAAGGTCGAGGTCGGGGTGCAGACCACCTACGACGAGATCAACCGCGCGATGCACCGCGGCCACGGCACCCAGGCCTCAGTGGACGCGAACCGCCGGCTGCGGGACGCGGGCTTCAAGGTCGGCTTCCACATGATGCCCGGCCAGCCCGGGATGGATAGGGAGATGTGCATCGAGGACTTCAGACGGCTGTTCGAGGAGTCGGAGTGGCGGCCCGACTACCTCAAGATCTACCCGATGCTCGTGGTGCGCGGTACGCGAACCTACGACATGTGGCGCGAGGGCGAGTACGAACCCCTCGACAACGAGTCGGCCGCCGACCTCGTCGCCGAGGTCAAGTCGATGATCCCGAAGTACGTCCGTCTGCAACGGGTCCAGCGCGACATCCCCGCCGACTTCATCGACGCGGGCGTCTGGAAGTCGAACCTCCGCCAGCTCGCCCGCCAGCGGATGGACGAACACGGCTGGAGCTGCGACTGCATCCGGTGTCGTGAGGTCGGGATGAACGACGAGCCCCCCCAGAACGTCGAGCGCGACGTGCTGACCTACGAGTCGGGCGGCGGCACCGAGCAGTTCATCAGCTACGAGGACCCGGACCAGGACCTCCTCGTGGGGTTCTGCCGGCTCCGCTTCCCGAACGACCCGGTCAGGAAGGAACTCCGAAACGCGGCCATCGTGCGCGAACTCCACGTCTACGGGCCGATGGTCGAAGTCGGCCAACAGAGCGCGGACTGGCAGCACAAGGGCTACGGCGGGAAGCTCCTCCGGCACGCCGAGGCGATGGCCGCCGACGCCGGCTACGACAAACTCGCGGTCATCAGCGGCATCGGCGCGCGCGAGTACTACCGAAACCGGGGCTACCGCCAGGACGGTCCGTACGTCTCGAAGCGGCTCTGAGGGGCGGTCAGCGGAGAACCTTCTCGGCTCACGCGGCGGCTGTTCTCGCGTTCGAGGACGGGCGAGTCGCTACTGGCAGCAGGTGCTGGGGAGGAGAAACGTTCGACTTAGGCGTTGTTCATCCGCAGGGCGGTCTCGGAGCCACAGACCATGCACTCGGTTATCCGATAGGGCTCGCGGGAGAACTCCCGGTTCTCGCGTTTC
This is a stretch of genomic DNA from Halococcus salsus. It encodes these proteins:
- a CDS encoding PH domain-containing protein — encoded protein: MAERDAPEWVTLTEGESVLWDGHPSLRLIAPAVLAGLVLVLGGIALAVVVTDPTLRWLSLVGVPLGIAVIAWSYISVVSTRYVLTSEEVYQKTGLLNRNVAQIRLDRVQNTTCSQSMTERLLSYGDITIYTAGSDTMDITLTDVPNPQQVNRKLTEALDAASTSGARVGP
- a CDS encoding homoserine kinase, which encodes MLTVRAPATSANLGSGFDVFGVALSRPADVVRVSKAAETTIEVTGTGSEYIPEDPEKNTVGAVAEALDAPAHIEIDKGIRPASGLGSSAASAAAAAVGLRDLYDRDYTREELVPIAAEGEAVVSGEAHADNVAPSILGGFTVATPDGITQVDTSIPLVACLPETVVSTRDARRVVPDRVDMDDVVETVGNAASLTVGMCRGDPELVGRGMADPTVTPARAELIDGYDAVCLAAREAGATGVTVSGAGPTVIAACRAGDRRAIGSAMLDAFAEAGITARAFRTRVGEGATVY
- a CDS encoding tRNA uridine(34) 5-carboxymethylaminomethyl modification radical SAM/GNAT enzyme Elp3, whose amino-acid sequence is MSTETQPTETEAFERVCETLVERILDGEIERDDVESAKLDACSEFSAPKVPKNSEILDRAPEGRREELEKVLRRKPVRTASGVSPVAIMTSPQMCPHGKCLYCPGGPASEFSSSQSYTGHEPAAARGVQNDYDPYGQVTLRLNQLREIGHPVDKVELILMGGTMTARSHDYQEWFVKRALEAMNDFDPTAEPDPSETESFAQSPEEYEFEYLEDVIAENEHGRIRNIGTTFETKPDWCDPEQIDRMLSLGGTKVEVGVQTTYDEINRAMHRGHGTQASVDANRRLRDAGFKVGFHMMPGQPGMDREMCIEDFRRLFEESEWRPDYLKIYPMLVVRGTRTYDMWREGEYEPLDNESAADLVAEVKSMIPKYVRLQRVQRDIPADFIDAGVWKSNLRQLARQRMDEHGWSCDCIRCREVGMNDEPPQNVERDVLTYESGGGTEQFISYEDPDQDLLVGFCRLRFPNDPVRKELRNAAIVRELHVYGPMVEVGQQSADWQHKGYGGKLLRHAEAMAADAGYDKLAVISGIGAREYYRNRGYRQDGPYVSKRL